The proteins below are encoded in one region of Bacillus vallismortis:
- the pabA gene encoding aminodeoxychorismate/anthranilate synthase component II: MILMIDNYDSFTYNLVQYLGELGEELIVKRNDDITIEEIEDLSPDFLMISPGPCSPDEAGISLEAIKHFAGRIPIFGVCLGHQSIAQVFGGDVVRAERLMHGKTSNIEHDGKTIFEGLKNPLVATRYHSLIVKPETLPSCFTVTAQTKEGEIMAIRHNDLPIEGVQFHPESIMTSFGKEMLRNFIETYRKEVIA; encoded by the coding sequence ATGATTTTAATGATTGATAACTACGATTCATTCACGTACAACTTGGTGCAGTATTTAGGCGAGCTTGGGGAAGAATTGATTGTGAAACGCAATGACGACATTACGATCGAAGAAATTGAAGATCTTTCTCCGGATTTTCTGATGATTTCACCCGGACCGTGCAGCCCCGATGAGGCAGGGATTAGCCTAGAAGCAATTAAACATTTTGCAGGAAGAATCCCCATTTTCGGTGTTTGTCTCGGACATCAGTCCATCGCACAAGTGTTTGGCGGTGACGTGGTGAGAGCAGAGCGGCTGATGCACGGAAAAACCTCGAATATCGAGCATGACGGCAAGACAATCTTTGAAGGTTTGAAAAATCCCCTTGTTGCGACTCGTTATCACTCGCTAATCGTAAAACCTGAGACACTGCCAAGCTGTTTTACAGTAACAGCACAAACGAAAGAAGGAGAAATCATGGCCATTCGCCACAATGACCTCCCGATTGAGGGCGTGCAATTTCACCCGGAATCCATTATGACCTCATTTGGGAAAGAAATGCTCAGAAATTTCATTGAGACATACCGCAAGGAAGTTATTGCGTGA
- a CDS encoding anthranilate synthase component I family protein: MAQRRPAGKKVPFLKDSFLQQFEKLAQTKKHHVLLESARGGRYSIAGLDPIATVKGKDGMTTIKHGDEILFKEGDPLRAFHSWFKTLETETNHELPDFQGGAIGFLSYDYARYIENFKMLSLDDLETPDIYFLVFDDIAVYDHQEESLWLITHVNDSDRASADAKLSGLEQMWLTELPAIPSREIKHETDGSFAAPFTEDGFSQAVEKIKQYIASGDVFQVNLSVRQSQSLSAHPYQVYKTLREVNPSPYMAYLETPDFQIICGSPELLVSKKGKRLETRPIAGTRSRGKTDEEDKALANELIHNEKERAEHVMLVDLERNDLGRVSRYGSVNVNEFMAIEKYSHVMHIVSNVQGELQDGYDAVDIIHALFPGGTITGAPKVRTMEIIEELEPTRRGLYTGSIGWFGYNNDLHFNIVIRTIYATGGQAFMQSGAGVVIDSVPKHEYRESFKKAFAMQKALELSKEETKNEMRRAET; this comes from the coding sequence ATGGCACAACGCAGACCGGCAGGCAAAAAAGTACCTTTTCTAAAAGACTCATTCTTACAACAATTTGAGAAACTTGCACAAACCAAAAAACATCATGTGCTGCTTGAAAGCGCGAGAGGCGGCAGATACAGTATAGCCGGTCTTGATCCAATTGCGACTGTAAAAGGAAAAGACGGGATGACGACTATTAAGCATGGTGATGAGATACTGTTTAAAGAAGGTGACCCATTACGCGCCTTCCACAGCTGGTTTAAAACGCTGGAAACAGAAACAAATCACGAGCTTCCGGATTTTCAAGGCGGGGCAATCGGTTTCCTCAGCTATGATTACGCACGTTACATTGAAAATTTTAAAATGCTGTCACTAGATGATTTGGAAACGCCAGATATTTATTTTCTTGTATTTGATGATATAGCAGTTTATGACCATCAAGAAGAGTCTCTGTGGCTGATTACTCATGTTAATGATTCTGATCGCGCATCCGCAGACGCGAAGTTATCTGGGCTGGAACAGATGTGGCTGACTGAGCTTCCGGCTATTCCTTCGCGAGAGATAAAGCATGAAACGGACGGTTCCTTCGCGGCGCCATTTACTGAGGATGGATTCTCGCAGGCTGTAGAGAAAATCAAACAATACATCGCCAGCGGAGATGTGTTTCAGGTTAATCTATCAGTAAGGCAGTCACAGTCACTGTCTGCCCACCCATATCAAGTTTACAAAACCCTGAGAGAAGTAAATCCTTCTCCTTATATGGCTTATTTAGAGACACCTGATTTCCAGATCATTTGCGGATCGCCTGAACTTCTTGTCAGCAAAAAGGGGAAACGATTAGAGACGAGACCGATTGCAGGCACCCGTTCAAGAGGGAAAACCGATGAAGAAGATAAGGCGCTCGCAAACGAATTGATCCACAATGAAAAAGAACGCGCTGAACATGTCATGCTGGTTGATCTTGAGCGAAATGATTTAGGGAGAGTATCAAGGTACGGGTCTGTGAACGTGAACGAGTTTATGGCCATCGAAAAATACTCGCATGTGATGCACATCGTATCTAACGTTCAAGGGGAACTGCAGGATGGGTACGATGCTGTAGATATTATTCATGCCTTATTTCCCGGAGGAACCATTACAGGTGCTCCCAAAGTAAGAACGATGGAAATTATAGAAGAACTTGAGCCGACACGCCGCGGGCTTTATACTGGATCTATAGGGTGGTTTGGATATAACAACGATCTTCATTTTAATATCGTCATCCGAACCATTTATGCAACCGGAGGGCAGGCATTCATGCAGTCCGGCGCAGGAGTTGTGATTGATTCTGTTCCAAAGCACGAATACAGGGAATCATTCAAAAAAGCTTTTGCGATGCAAAAGGCGTTAGAGCTGAGCAAAGAAGAGACCAAAAATGAGATGAGGAGAGCTGAGACATGA